In Bdellovibrio svalbardensis, the sequence CCAAGAGCTGTCAGCGAACTTTTGATAAACATACCCAATACTTCCTTGAACCATTCCCGTCGTCACAGAGTTCGCAGGATTTCCCAACGTTTGACTGTTCTGAACATTCAAACACGCAGAGTCTTTTACGATAATGGAATGAAGGCTCAATGAGTTGTATTTCTCATTTCCTAACAAAGTCTTCACATTATTAATCAAGGTCGCCGGCTGATCTAAAGTATTCAAAGGAGAACCGTTGTTATACAAACCGCTTCTTTCATCTTCATCAGACAAGAAGATCACGGACAAATGAGCATCGTTGCGAATGAAGTTGCCAGGATTATTTTGAACCACCAAGTTCGCAGAATAAACACCACGCTCGTCACCCGATGGGCAGTTCTGACTGTATTGATTTGCATACTCCGCACTTTCCTGTGAAGAAAGTCCATTGCTGCGGAACCAGTTTGCGATGAAGTTCTCACAAGCCAAAGTTTCAGGTCTTTGAATCGCTGCACTGAAAAGATTAACTCGATTCGCATTGCCAGGAACAAGGTAAGCACTGCCATCTCCGTACGAGATCAACTTACCACCTTGCGGAAATTTACCACCACTCACATCGGTCGTTGTGATCGCAATTCTATAGTCGACATGCCTAGCATCAAGATTCTGAATGAAGTTAGCAAATCGAGGTGCCAAACGCTTCTGCTCGAAAGACATTGAAGCTGAGTTGTCATCGACAATCAGAATATCAACCTTCCCAGCTCCAGCAGTCGCCGAGTAATTAAATGAATATTTGCCGTCTACAACGACACATCCGCTGTCTTTACACTTGCTATCGTCTAACGAGAACTTCACTGGGGAACAACCCACGTAAAGTCCTACAACAAAGGACAAAGCAGCAAATCTAGTAAGCGCATTCATAGACACCTCTCTCAAGCTCTTATATCCAACCTTGATGCCAGAATTCTCGTTATATCCTAAGTTGTTGATTTCACTTAATTTTGAGGAAATATCAAGAAGGCAACTCCGAGGCCACATCTGTCGATTCTTTTGACAAAGGCCTTCTTTGGTCAAATTTAGCCGAAGGATTTCCACTATTTACGATTTTTAAAGACCTAGGCCGAAGGAGCGATTTTGGGCCTAAGTACGAAAGCCTTTGAGCACCAACCCAATGTTTCCAATAATAGAGACCAACGAGGAATTAAACGTATGCTCTACAAGATCATTGGCGCCTTTATCATCGCTGCAGCAGCAACCATAGCATTCTTAACTCTAAAGGATGAAGGTGGCCTCAATATTAAAAAGAAACTCACGCAAAAAGGTGAATCAGCGTGCGTACAGCTAACCCCTGCTGAGCAGTTAGTAAAACTGATAGATGATGATTTTAAAACCTTGGCTCAATCGCAACAACTTCCTCAACAATGGTCATCGATCGCAACTGTAGAATATAGAAATGGTTCTGAGTTGGCCCGGGCTATCCTTGGAAAAGCCAAGCCGGGAATACAGCGAGTACAAAATGGAACAAGCTATTTAGAAATTGAGGTTATGGATCTTCCAGACGAAAGCAATCCAGGAATAATCCTGCAAGCAAGTCTCTTTGATATTAAAAGCAAAAACAAAATTTTCGAAATAGGTCGCACTTACACAATGAACGATCTAAATCATCAAGCTTCTGCAGAAAAGCCAGTAAAGGAAAACGAAGCTGCCAAGAAAGAGAACTCGAAGGCCCCAAACACCCAAACTCCTGGTCACTCAGACAAGGACAAACAGCCTCAGCCAACACCAGATAAAAGAAACCCACCAGCAACATCTAGTCAGTAGAATAGTTAATCATCTGACAGCGCTAAAGAAAGTCTTCTAGATGGCTGTCCAAGTTCGATTTGAAACAATTCAAACTGTTATAATCTTATTATTGTTTACAATTTGGATAATAAAAAACCCGATCTGTTTCCAGACCGGGTTCAAA encodes:
- a CDS encoding MIDAS family adhesin; this translates as MNALTRFAALSFVVGLYVGCSPVKFSLDDSKCKDSGCVVVDGKYSFNYSATAGAGKVDILIVDDNSASMSFEQKRLAPRFANFIQNLDARHVDYRIAITTTDVSGGKFPQGGKLISYGDGSAYLVPGNANRVNLFSAAIQRPETLACENFIANWFRSNGLSSQESAEYANQYSQNCPSGDERGVYSANLVVQNNPGNFIRNDAHLSVIFLSDEDERSGLYNNGSPLNTLDQPATLINNVKTLLGNEKYNSLSLHSIIVKDSACLNVQNSQTLGNPANSVTTGMVQGSIGYVYQKFADSSWGVSADICSENYTGQLGNIQTRIESAIKDVMLNCANPEELVVTVSGAPVSHYLDGKVLKFNQYLAPGTSVSLSYKCSSL